Proteins encoded by one window of Vallitalea okinawensis:
- a CDS encoding response regulator transcription factor, whose product MFNLLIVDDEQWIRKGIIAKLNNHDLLVSRIYEAESSEEALKFMKNKDIHLIITDIRMAELSGLQLIRKVKEKHDTKFIVISGYAEFDYAKEALELEVSGYLLKPVKEAELVDLIEKVTSELIEQSKFDQEHYILEQKINEYFQGNDVTRDEHLNYEYYSLAIIDVALKWQQNLMDIKMKIMTAFETTESRCDTYVVNNHSDNKQILVLFMSNERSEVHKTRNWYIFNSFHKVKESCAATITVGVSNILERLERKLYEQANDALLNKLISGSDNIYYYKNQNNIISFKDQDIKQLEKYIQCKDIKNIRKFIDEIFSDKNFDEENIVSIKYLFDEITNFIRYRFRNEAHGPIPNVFQDNLYITFFNDLNELKSEIIAYIEDHLHDDIEVGNVKDIIRKARKYVDMHYDDELTIKDLAYKVGINSNYLSTLFKKETGKTFTKYLTDMRIDNAKKLLMDTEANVAQISKSVGYHDPGYFYRVFKKQTGQTPLAYRKTKKV is encoded by the coding sequence AATAAGGATATTCATCTCATCATAACTGATATTCGAATGGCGGAACTGAGTGGTTTACAATTGATAAGGAAAGTCAAAGAAAAGCATGATACCAAGTTTATTGTCATATCAGGTTATGCCGAATTCGACTATGCTAAAGAGGCATTGGAACTTGAAGTTAGTGGTTATCTATTGAAGCCAGTAAAAGAGGCTGAACTTGTAGATCTCATTGAAAAAGTGACCAGTGAATTAATCGAACAGTCTAAGTTTGATCAAGAGCACTATATACTGGAGCAAAAGATAAATGAGTATTTTCAGGGAAATGACGTAACACGTGATGAACACCTGAACTATGAATATTATAGCTTAGCTATAATTGATGTAGCTTTAAAGTGGCAGCAAAATTTAATGGATATTAAGATGAAAATCATGACAGCCTTTGAAACCACAGAGAGTAGGTGTGACACTTACGTTGTCAACAATCATAGTGATAATAAGCAAATACTTGTTTTGTTCATGTCTAACGAAAGAAGTGAAGTTCATAAAACTAGAAATTGGTATATATTTAATAGTTTTCATAAGGTTAAAGAAAGCTGCGCAGCAACAATTACAGTTGGGGTTAGTAATATTTTAGAACGCTTAGAACGTAAGCTCTATGAGCAGGCTAATGATGCCTTACTTAACAAACTGATCAGTGGTAGTGATAATATTTATTATTATAAGAATCAAAACAATATAATCTCTTTCAAGGATCAAGATATCAAGCAATTAGAAAAATATATTCAATGCAAAGATATTAAAAATATTAGAAAGTTCATTGATGAGATATTTTCTGATAAGAATTTTGATGAAGAAAATATCGTAAGTATTAAGTATTTATTTGATGAAATTACGAATTTTATACGTTATCGGTTTAGAAATGAGGCACACGGTCCAATACCAAATGTTTTTCAAGATAACCTATATATAACCTTCTTCAATGATTTAAATGAACTGAAATCAGAGATCATTGCGTACATTGAAGATCATCTACACGATGACATTGAGGTAGGTAATGTGAAAGATATCATTCGTAAGGCTCGAAAATATGTTGATATGCATTACGATGATGAGCTCACCATTAAGGACCTGGCTTATAAGGTAGGTATCAATTCGAATTACTTGTCAACTCTCTTCAAAAAAGAAACTGGTAAAACATTTACAAAATATCTAACAGATATGCGCATTGACAATGCTAAAAAATTGCTAATGGATACAGAAGCCAATGTTGCTCAAATATCTAAAAGTGTTGGGTACCATGACCCGGGTTATTTTTATCGTGTATTCAAAAAACAGACAGGGCAAACCCCTTTGGCATATCGAAAAACAAAGAAAGTGTAG